Part of the Zingiber officinale cultivar Zhangliang chromosome 6A, Zo_v1.1, whole genome shotgun sequence genome, GCTCTATTGCACTTTTGGGAATTAGATTAATTCGAGTTGAAATTAGAATTTAATCTGAACCAAATCTAGAGTTTGTACACATTTACTAGttaatccttggaaaaatacgacttgggactccttactacacgtgtttcatttagtttagttgagtttcaatctttattaatttggagcgcctcgtgacatgcaaaaaggccgacaccaaattttgaACTTCCCATCAAATGTTGGACGGTCCagaacactccaaggcttgatcactttgtttagccctagatttgagcccaagtgtggactgatctgatcgggtccatgacccttttgatgcctacaaaataagaatcaaatattagcaccaaataccatgaaaataagctaatttataattaagtccaaaatcaaatgtaattacaaaatgtaatgtatatatgagtttaagctatgaatagaccatcaaaaatatgcattatgaatcaaaataatatagctaaatcatggttatcagacaTCGAGATCGTCGACACCGAATTCATCGACAACGAAATTATCGGTTCTAAATTCTTCGGCAATGAAATCGTCGACACTGAATTTGTCTGCATTGAATTTGGTTGCACTGATTCCGTGGCTAGAGATGACCGGTGGTAACTCTCGGACAGTAAGAACTTGAGCAGTgattagagagagagagagaaagaagaggataAGAAGAATCCCTAATCAAATTAGTGTTTTTTTCAAAGAATAAAATCACTCCTCTCTTCTCCTCATAGAGGAGTATTTATAACCCTCTACATGACTTGGGGAGCAAGTCATCTTCCAAATCCAATAAGCAAAGCCAACCCGATTAATTACCATTAAGATTAAGTCTAGTTCAAAATCAAAATCATCTTGGTTTATAATTAAACCAAAATCCtttttggtttattattaaaccTAGTTgtttcataactaaaccaaaccctttttgatttattatcAAACCATAATGAATCCATATCTCCTACAATAGTCATGACCCATCCATACATCCGTTTCGAtaaatatttttctatatttatCTTTTGTTTGATCCAACCAACTTTGTCTCTCTttcgatttaaaaatttaattttcaaactcaTTTTAAGTCTCTAAGATAAACTCGTAGTGTGTGTGACCATATAAGTTTTCGGTTGGACAtccataattaataattaattatggaATGTTCATGAATGatacctagtagtatatcatgatccccaattgattgaaaaattatagttgattccATAACCACTTCTGAACCTTGTGTCTCATTTTTTTTCACTtgcttatacccacttggttcacgACATGGTTTATTTGTCAGTCCCCACTCgtttgactatgtcacacctagttCAAGTAGTACTTCCTTATTTTGccgattcaaattactcatacatgtggcCACGAGTacaatactcttaacatgtgatgttttggccaaagatTTTGAGTAACAATCTTgacaagtggtcatagggtatacataTTCTtataaggagtggtgaatcctttgtTGGCTATTCAAACACATTCAGACACTTcgacttatatccaatcatcccGGGTCTACAACTCCACGAAGATACTTACttaaaatgtcaaagtataagtctgcATGACCAAGGTGatttgaatacctcaagtcgaaggaaacttgtactCGAGTTGTAGTAAGAGCTTCATTGACATATTCCTATATGCAGAGAACCATATGAGATTATCTCTTTAAAATGACAAGAAGGTGAAGAGTTAGCAGGTGAAGAGTTAGCTTCTTCtttaaaggtagatccgctaccttagcggcccccctagtgccgaccccacggatatggagggaggttcatgcaggtacacaggccataggcgcatggcgggataAACCCATGCGGGATAAACCCCatgtcgtcagttcctgagaatcgacccctggctattacaccagagataccatgcgcccaccgtctgcgctacgccctgggggcaagtTAGCTTCTTCTTTAATTGCTACCTTAAATAGCCATCTCTATATTGCCACCTTAAATGACATATCTTTCAACAGGGCAAGAAGGTGAAGAGCCAATTTCTTCTTAGATTACCATCTTAAATAACTATCtttagcaagaaagaaaatgtgtGTGAGACTCTCTAAAGTTTTGAGTTCATGGGATGAATGAAGAATATACTCGTGTGGTTGTCATAGAGGTGTGGACATTCTGATCGCATTTAGATCCGTCGGACAAATAGTCTTGTAAGAGTTGTTTATGTATCAAAGGTAACAATCTCATTCACTAGAGTAGTTATAAGAATAGTTCCGCATTCATCTGAATATCTGAAGGATCAATGTTTACTATATTTTGTAATTTATTTTTCACTATAGATCCTAACATATTCTTCTTGGAAGGTTCAAGCGGACAAGACTAAGAGCAGCCTTTTGTTGTTTTTAGTTCTATGAAATTTCTCATATATGTCTTGCTTCTCTTGCAATGATTAAGGGAGAAGTAATTCATCCTTTTAGGCTTTTTTCTCTGTGCTCTACATTTATTGTACTAATGTTCCTCAAAATAATTGTAGTTGCGAGTGAATTGAAGCTTGTGTATTATAGGGGAAAGAAAACTATTTTATTCattctaaaattctttatttatttgatgtataattattttaaatggaATTGGATTTATATTTTAAAACGTTATGGGAACTATTTGGTTTCTCATACaccattaattttaattaaatgcaTGCCAACTTGCAAGTATTTAGAATAATTAGAAATCAAATACGATGTGGGAAGAAGAGCATATAGAATTGTGATGTAAATAACTTAGACATCAATTTTGACGAGCCGGTCTCAACATGCCATTGGCGATAAAATACTTACCAGATCCTTAACAAGTCAATGGAGAGCCTTTTAAATAATGGATTTGAACCATGCCATTTGACATCACGTTGCTTCCATGATTTGTGAGAAGGGTAAGGGTGCGCTTGTTTTTTTGGAAAGGAATATGAATGGTAATGGAAATGATAAAAGATGAATACTCAGTGTCCTCGTTAACTCGTCCCAAGAATATGAATGGTAATGTAAATAAGAATAATAGAAGTGTAGAATGAGAATGAAAAATTTTCTATACCCTGCTAAGTAATCCCATATTTGGAAGATTGATTCTGTAGGACCGTTATTCCATTTTTTTCCTATTCCTCTTTTCATACCATCCAACCAAGTACATCTAAGTAAACACTATCAATAAGAGACTTTCCTTGTCCAATCAAAGTACTTAATCAGAAGCAATTATGTAACAGTGATTAAGCCAGGCTATTGTATTTTTTACtacaaattaaaatttagttcagtttaatttattattattattattattatttattttaattgtaattttaaaaactatttaaatgtTTTAGTTAATTATCAATGAAAATAAACTTTTATACAAATAATTTAAATACAACCAATTGGGATATACTAAATATATAAAACTAACTAAACTCAGTTAGAAGCCAAATGCTAGTTGTGTTTTCGAGAGCATGCAAATTGGGCTCCCACGGACACAATCAAATTAATATGATAGATGAGATCGAATTCCTGAGAATAATCTTTTGGGGGAAAAAAATTACTTGACATCAATTGGTGTGATTTACCTTCTTTTCCAAATACGGTAGGAAGGACATGGAGGTCTCAGACATTTGACATTTAATCTTTAACTATagtatatttgtaaaaaaaaattctctaaatACACAACTAATAGATATTAAATTTTTAGACGGtccatcataaatattttttaatttactttagtgactaattaaaaaaattctatagaATCAAACAATTACCTTAAAACTAGCtgagtttatcaatttttttttacaagacgGGCTCGAAGGTTTAAAATGAATTAGTAAATTGAGATGTACATAAGATGGATGTCACTTTTGATGAATAAATTTGAATGTCTTGATAGTAaaatatttacttcttgtttaagACATAAATGGAGAGCCTTTTTGATCTTGATTCGTTAGAATGATCATAATAATCATCATGAATTCTACTGAACGGTTGCGGCGTAGGTATATGAAAATATTAATTTAGACATTCGTTCTATGTATAATTCTAGACAaccctaataataataataataataataataataataattaaaactaattagtatctaatctaattaaatttatttatgaaaatataataatataattaatagttaataggaaaataattttatatcatcatatatattttttaagacttttaaaaatttaaaatgaatttttattatattttattttaaaatgattatattTCTAGAAActgaattttatttattaaaatctaaATTCTAAGTTCTAAATTTCTATAAGCATGGTACGTCTTCTCGTCTTCTCGTCTTCTCTCACGCGCCTAAACCCTAAATCACCGCCGCTGCGCCGTGCCCGCCCCGTGAGGTGCCGCCACGCCGGAGCGCCTCCGACGTCGTTGTCCGATTCATCCAGAGGTAATCATTTCTGATCCGATCCGATCCGATCCGTTCTTTTGCCTTTATAACGTCCGAGAACGGCGTTTCAAAACAAACCACGTTATTTACCGGAACTTTGGAACGGCTTGAGGCGTTCCCGTGCCGGGACGCCCGTTCCGGCCGTTCCAAGTCCGTCCCGACGAACCATGATTGTGACGGGCATGGCGAGCAGGGATTTGTACTAATTTTGCTGGAGATCCAGCCCTTTTTAAATAATAATCGATTTAATATCCATAAAAAAGGAAGACCTCAAGGAGTCGTCGGCCTGCAAAATATTAATAttgctctcttttcttctccaaaGGTATCATTAGCCACATCCTCCGCAAACAACTTCTGCATAATCCATCATCCGGAGCTATGGCAGAAGCTTTGGTAAGTGATGCGTATCGCCTCATGAGCGAGAGGCTAGCAGATCTCCTCCAACTCAACGACAAACTCAAAGCTACAACTGGTATCGAAGGGAAGATGGAGAAGCTCAAGTTCTTGTCCACGATCATTGACAAGGTGATCCAAGAGGTCGACTCCCGTCCTTTTATTGATGATGCCGTGAAGGACTTGCTCAAGAAACTCAAATACTTGGCCTGCGATCTTGAGGATGTTGTGGATCACTATGACACCAAAGTCTTGCAGATGCAGATATCAAATGCTTCTTTTGAGTCGGTGCGTGATTTCATCTCTTCTGATAATCTGTTTAAGAGCAGGGTAAATTGCATGATAAAAGCTATAACACAAAGTCTGGATTTTATTTTGCTACAAAAGTCCATTCTTCTTAATTTGCCACAAAGCAGTAGCCACATGTCATTAAATCCCTACAGAGAGACCCACTCCCGAAATAGCTTTGTTGTTATAGGAAGAGAAACAGAGAAGAATATGATTGTCAATATGTTAacaaatgatgatgatgatgatgaagaagaaagcaaccATGCCACAGTGAAGGTCATTGCCATCGTCGGAATGGGTGGCCTGGGGAAGACTACACTTGCTCAGCTTGTTTACAATGATGCGAGGGTGCAAGAGCATTTTGCAAGTTTGACAATGTGGAAAATTGTTGGGCCCGAATTTAATCCCACAAAGATACTGAAGTCTATATTAGAATTGGCTACTCGTAAATCTGTCGGCATCTCAGAAATAGACTTAGTGAGACAGGAGCTAGAAACAACATTATCTGGTAAGAGATTTTTGCTCGTGCTGGATGATGTATGGAATGAAGATGCATTAAAGTGGGGTGTACTGAAAGCAGCCTTAACATGTGGGTCTAGAGGAAGCAAAATTTTAATGACAACCCGTAACCAATGTATTTCTTCCATCATGGACTcatcttatatccaccaaatgaAGCAGTTGTCCCCAGCTGATTGTTCGTTCTTGTTTCAAAAATTTGCATTTGGTGACAGAAAAGTGGATCGAACCTTGATGGAAATTGGTGGAAAGATTGCTAAGAAATGTGGCGGTGTTCCCTTGGCTGCCATTTCTCTTGGTAGCATGCTCCGCATCACTCGAGATGAAACCTATTGGTCCTCGGTATTGAACAGTGAAATATGGCAGTTGGGAAATGAGGAAGATAAAGTGTTAGCTGTACTAAAGTTGAGCTATGACACCCTCCCTCCACGGTCAAAGAAGTGTTTCACATTTGGCTCCTTATTCCCAAAGAACTATAGGATGGCAAAGGATGAATTGATAAAACTGTGGATAGCAAATGATTTTGTACGTTCAGAAGGAAATTTTGATGCTGAAACAAATGGCAACCATGTCTTTAATGATCTACTAATGGGGTCATTCATTCTCTGGGCACCTTCCAATGTTTATGATGATAGTCATGTAAACATGTGCACGATGCATGATTTGATGCATGATCTGGCACGATCAGTATCTGCAAATGCATATTGGAATTCTGATCAAGACTCAGTGGAAGATGTTGGAAACAGAACATATCATTTGCAAATTCAACGAGGAGAGGAATCAAGCATGACTCAGGTTTTAGGAAAGAAACCATTGTACTTGCGCACCTTTATGTATAATTCCTCACGTTTGAGCATCAATCTGCTTGAAGTCTTTTCAGAATTGAAATTTTTGCGGGCGTTAGATTTAAGATACGGCGGCATCAGGGAGGTGCCGACATCAATAGGAAATCTAATACATTTGAGGTACATCAACTTATCTAACAATATGATTGAAGTTCTGCCCGACTCCATAACCCTTCTCTCCAATTTACAGTATCTCAATCTCAGTTTCAATAAGGAACTTCGAGAGCTACCAAAAGATTTAGGGAATATGCAAAGCCTTAGGGATCTTGATTTATCAAGTTATTTATTTGATAGTGGTTTTAAATTGACACACATGCCATGTGGGTTGTCACGATTAACTAATCTTCGAAGTTTATCTGTCTTTGTTGCTGGGGATGGAACTGATGCATGCTCAATTATAGAACTTGAGGATTTGAAGCTTCATGGAGAAATGgaaattaaattttctgatgaTTTTAAGAATTATTCTTGTGGTGGAAGAAAAATCTTGAAGAATAAAGATCTTAATGAACTATGCATAAAGTTTAATGGTTCAGAAAGATATGACAAGGACATGTTGGATGATCTTTGCCCCAACACGAGCTTAAAGAAGTTAACCATATCCAACTATGGGAGTCCACAATTCCCAACATGGTCGATAGATTTACAACTGCCAAATTTGGTTGAAGTTTGCATTACAAGCCGTTTTTGTCAGCATCTTCCTCCGTTTGGAAATCTACAGTTTCTTAAGAAGCTTGACTTACAGTGTATGCATGGTATCAGACAGATGGGTGTTGAGTTCCATGGGTGGGGAGGCTTTCCTTCCCTTCAAGAACTCATATTGGATGGGATGCATATTTTAGAGGAATGGTCGGAGTCTCATGGTGTCAATCAGTTGTTCCCTTTACTACAGCGAGTGAAGATAATCAATTGTCCAGAATTAAAATGTATGCCGAGGCTTCCTAGAATCCAAGAGCTTGAGGTACTTTGGTGCAGGAGGAGGCTACTCTCATGTGTTGGAAGACTGACTTCTCTTTCTGTTCTTGAAGTAGTTGATGTGCGCGACATGGTATCTCTTCCAAGTGGCTGCATCAGAAACCTCACATCCTTGACGAAATTAGAAATTATATGTTGCCTACAACTCCAATCTCTTCCTGGGAATGAAATGAAGCACCTAAAAATGCTTCGTTCATTGACCATTGAAGGTTGTTATAATTTGACATCCTTCCCGTTAGAAGTGGGGCATCTCAGTTCTCTTTGTTTTCTACGGCTCTCAGGCTGCCCAAGTATAATATTGCATCCAGAAGAACTCGTACAAATCTTGAATTCAATACCTGAGTTCGAAATACAGATTTGTGGCAACCAAGTCAATTTACGTGAGCAACTGCAACACTTACACACGCTCGGAGGATTGTTGCTAATTGGTGATCATAATGCACCAGATCTGTTCGAGAACCATGCGTATGAGCATCCAGAAttatgtatttgttgttgtgatgAATTGGAGTTGTTGATGACAGCAGAAGCAGCAAGCAGTATTGTGCTAGAAGAACTACACATAATTGGAATTTCCAATCTCACCACCTTGCCTGATTGGTTGCTTCATCTCAAATCTCTTAGTTTACTATCAATCGAGAATTGCCCACTACTAGAAAGACTGCCAAAGAATTTGAAGAACATACATATGTTAGAAGGTTTGACGATTGCCAATTGCCCACAACTGGAAAGTAGATGCAAAAGGGAGACAGGCGAAGATTGGCCGATCATCTCATATCTGTGAAATATTTATATACACTACGGGGATTCAGAAGGACATTTTGAAAAGGTAAGATATAAAACCATTATAGTTAAATAAACAacatcattatatatatatttgtatggTTGCATGGCATAGCATGATTTCTTTTTTATCCAAAAATCTTAGTTTTCAAGCATCCACTTGATAATAATGTTGATATATATGGTAATTTATAGGAGTTTGTTCAGTGCTGTTGTATACATGCATGTTGATGGAATTCTTgtaatattttcaaaaagatttttaaaaaatagattggAAAAAAGGAGAATCCTGGGAGCTTTCAAAATTCTCATAAAGAATAGtcacttatttaaaactaatagcAAAATTTAGAcatttatatatacatataaaaccgtatactttttttttttgtaatagcTGTTATGCACAACGCATTTATTATGCAAATGTGATAATACTGATTGGAATACTCTTAAAATAATTCGTATGATGATATTAAAGAAACATTAATTCAATTACATCTACGGTGTTATCAATTTTATTcaatcatgattttttttttttgaaaaaatctcTTTTAGGTTATTAAGTTCGTTTGTGCTCATCATGTCTTTTGTCTTTCTTTGACCTCTACTTTGGTAGGCCGAGGATGAAGATTGGGCGGATGAAGACTGAGCAGATGAAGACTCGGCATGAGAGTTGCATCTTATGAAATCCTTTATTGCTAGTAAATttgttttaagttttttattttcagaAACTTTGAAAGTATATATGTGGTTTATTATGCGTCACACTAGGACTTCATTTGTCGTTGGGTACATTATGATTTTCCTCTCTTGGTGGATGCTACGTGGGATCTTTTTGTTGCTTTATGGTGGTGTTATGTAATAAATAAACTATTTGATATTGAGTTTGACAATTATGTGATTTGATACTGATCATTTGCATACATTGCAGTTTTTTTCTTAAACGTGGATGCACTTTTGTATAAAATAGAAAAGTTCGGTTAAAATGTTTCTAAGAAAATGAATAATTAATAAAAGCACTCGACTGCAAATAAAGGAATTCTCAAAAACAATATTGTTGCAATCTTTGCAAAAAATGTTACCCAAGTTATTTCGTGTAAATCTCATAGATAGACATTTACATGTTAAAATCACTGCAAGTCCACAATAACAAGTGAACATTTGCCATCTTAAATCCTTGCTAATGTATAGAATACTAATGGCATGATCACTTTTTAGATGACTCGATAACATAGTGAATTCAATTTTTCCTAGGAACATAACCCAGCCCTCGTCTATATGATGATTCCTGCCCTTCTGACTGATACTGTTTTCTCAATGGAAACAACCAATCATTCCGTTCATGTTGGAAAAGTTGTAAGCAATTTATTATCATAGCAAAGAAGGTTTTGTTTTGAgttttattttcaagtatatggtGCTCGCTGGATAGCTAATGCCAATTAATTATGCAATCAAGCTCTAAGATTTGCAAGATGTGTATTAAATAAAGATTTGGAATGGTAGTTTTTGATTATATGAAATATATACATTACGATGTGGATATATTTATCAACTTGTTTATCTTTATATAAGATATATTTACACTATAGGATTTGAATGAGAAACAAAATAATATTGTGTAGTCTTAGTTATCTCTTTTAGGCTTCTTTCTTTATGCTCTATAAAGGGCCGACCTTGACTTTTCGGAGCCCATGGGCGAAAAGAGAAAGGGACCctataggaaaaaaaaatttatactaacatacaatttgaatatagtttaatagaaaaatttaaaaattaatatattttatttaaaatatgataaactccatacaaaatatatttctcaagatTCTTTAAAA contains:
- the LOC121998503 gene encoding putative disease resistance protein RGA1, yielding MVRLLVFSSSLTRLNPKSPPLRRARPVRCRHAGAPPTSLSDSSRGIISHILRKQLLHNPSSGAMAEALVSDAYRLMSERLADLLQLNDKLKATTGIEGKMEKLKFLSTIIDKVIQEVDSRPFIDDAVKDLLKKLKYLACDLEDVVDHYDTKVLQMQISNASFESVRDFISSDNLFKSRVNCMIKAITQSLDFILLQKSILLNLPQSSSHMSLNPYRETHSRNSFVVIGRETEKNMIVNMLTNDDDDDEEESNHATVKVIAIVGMGGLGKTTLAQLVYNDARVQEHFASLTMWKIVGPEFNPTKILKSILELATRKSVGISEIDLVRQELETTLSGKRFLLVLDDVWNEDALKWGVLKAALTCGSRGSKILMTTRNQCISSIMDSSYIHQMKQLSPADCSFLFQKFAFGDRKVDRTLMEIGGKIAKKCGGVPLAAISLGSMLRITRDETYWSSVLNSEIWQLGNEEDKVLAVLKLSYDTLPPRSKKCFTFGSLFPKNYRMAKDELIKLWIANDFVRSEGNFDAETNGNHVFNDLLMGSFILWAPSNVYDDSHVNMCTMHDLMHDLARSVSANAYWNSDQDSVEDVGNRTYHLQIQRGEESSMTQVLGKKPLYLRTFMYNSSRLSINLLEVFSELKFLRALDLRYGGIREVPTSIGNLIHLRYINLSNNMIEVLPDSITLLSNLQYLNLSFNKELRELPKDLGNMQSLRDLDLSSYLFDSGFKLTHMPCGLSRLTNLRSLSVFVAGDGTDACSIIELEDLKLHGEMEIKFSDDFKNYSCGGRKILKNKDLNELCIKFNGSERYDKDMLDDLCPNTSLKKLTISNYGSPQFPTWSIDLQLPNLVEVCITSRFCQHLPPFGNLQFLKKLDLQCMHGIRQMGVEFHGWGGFPSLQELILDGMHILEEWSESHGVNQLFPLLQRVKIINCPELKCMPRLPRIQELEVLWCRRRLLSCVGRLTSLSVLEVVDVRDMVSLPSGCIRNLTSLTKLEIICCLQLQSLPGNEMKHLKMLRSLTIEGCYNLTSFPLEVGHLSSLCFLRLSGCPSIILHPEELVQILNSIPEFEIQICGNQVNLREQLQHLHTLGGLLLIGDHNAPDLFENHAYEHPELCICCCDELELLMTAEAASSIVLEELHIIGISNLTTLPDWLLHLKSLSLLSIENCPLLERLPKNLKNIHMLEGLTIANCPQLESRCKRETGEDWPIISYL